A single genomic interval of Stenotrophomonas sp. ZAC14D1_NAIMI4_1 harbors:
- a CDS encoding cytochrome c, with protein sequence MRTSFKLLLVLAAATGAAWGIARSTPYWFAPRQHAVVDIHDPALIARGQYLSRAADCAACHTAPGGKAFAGGLGMQTPMGTIYSTNITPDADTGIGRYDYADFERAVRRGVRHDGQPLYPAMPYASYVIASDDEVQALYAYFMGAVQPVRQHNADSTIPWPANMRWPLAWWQLLFARPRSFVADPSLDAGQQRGAELVEGLAHCGACHTPRGLAFQETAMADDESRRFLSGSVLEGWYAKNLRNEATGLASWSQDEIVEFLRTGRTDRSAAFGGMADVVEHSTQYLTDADLLAMARYLKQLPPRAGRSTQWIAGPDTTTTALRDGDYRVEGSLAYAEHCQACHRADGRGMPRIYPALAGNSIVFADDPSSLVQVTLAGGRTPHTPHDRMAFSMPGFEHLPNAQLAQILTFIRSSWGNQASAVSEADIARMRRVVRDKPVHVVPQEVAP encoded by the coding sequence ATGCGTACCTCGTTCAAGCTCCTCCTTGTCCTGGCCGCCGCCACCGGTGCGGCCTGGGGCATTGCCCGCAGCACGCCGTACTGGTTTGCGCCGCGCCAGCACGCCGTGGTCGACATCCACGATCCCGCGTTGATCGCCCGCGGCCAATACCTGTCGCGCGCGGCCGACTGCGCCGCCTGCCACACGGCCCCCGGCGGCAAAGCCTTTGCCGGCGGGCTGGGCATGCAGACGCCGATGGGCACGATCTATTCCACCAACATCACCCCGGACGCGGATACCGGCATCGGTCGCTACGACTATGCGGATTTCGAGCGCGCGGTCCGCCGCGGCGTCCGCCACGACGGCCAGCCGCTGTACCCGGCCATGCCCTACGCCTCCTACGTGATCGCCAGCGATGACGAGGTCCAGGCGCTGTACGCGTACTTCATGGGCGCGGTGCAGCCGGTGCGCCAGCACAACGCCGACAGCACGATCCCCTGGCCGGCCAACATGCGCTGGCCCCTGGCATGGTGGCAACTGCTGTTTGCCCGCCCCCGCAGCTTCGTTGCCGATCCTTCGCTGGATGCCGGCCAGCAGCGCGGCGCCGAACTGGTGGAGGGCCTGGCCCACTGTGGCGCCTGCCATACCCCGCGCGGGCTGGCCTTCCAGGAAACCGCCATGGCTGATGACGAAAGCCGCCGCTTCCTCTCCGGTTCGGTACTGGAAGGCTGGTATGCGAAGAACCTGCGCAACGAAGCCACCGGCCTGGCCAGCTGGAGCCAGGACGAGATCGTCGAGTTCCTGCGTACCGGCCGCACCGATCGCTCCGCCGCGTTCGGCGGCATGGCCGACGTGGTGGAACACAGCACCCAGTACCTGACCGACGCCGACCTGCTGGCCATGGCCCGTTACCTGAAGCAGTTGCCGCCGCGCGCCGGCCGCAGCACGCAGTGGATTGCCGGCCCCGACACGACCACCACCGCGCTGCGCGACGGCGATTACCGCGTGGAGGGTTCGCTGGCCTATGCCGAGCACTGCCAGGCCTGCCACCGTGCCGATGGCCGTGGCATGCCGCGCATCTACCCTGCCCTGGCCGGCAACTCCATCGTCTTCGCCGATGACCCGAGTTCGCTGGTGCAGGTCACCCTGGCCGGTGGCCGCACGCCGCACACGCCGCACGACCGGATGGCCTTCTCGATGCCCGGCTTCGAGCATCTGCCCAACGCCCAGCTGGCGCAGATCCTGACCTTCATCCGCAGCAGCTGGGGCAACCAGGCCAGCGCGGTGAGCGAAGCCGACATCGCGCGCATGCGCAGGGTGGTGCGCGACAAACCGGTGCATGTGGTTCCGCAGGAGGTGGCACCATGA
- a CDS encoding MFS transporter gives MTPSSPRAQQHATRAAFFIPGFATAAWAPMVPYAKAKAGLSDASLGAVLLCLGLGSLLAMPLAGALSGRLGCRRLMVITTALILLALPLLALAPSPLALGAALFLFGAGVGAMDCTMNMQAVAVERDAGRAMMSGFHAFYSIGGFVGAGCMTGLLLLGTPLWMAALLSVAAMLVVALLSAPHWRPQRIAHDGPMLAVPHGVVLFISVLAFIVFLAEGSMLDWSAVFLAEVRQVPRDQAGAGFAVFTLAMTAMRLFGDGIVERLGRTRTIVLGGITAATGFALATLVPSFAVALAGYVMVGLGCANIVPALFSMAGQQRAMPESIAITAVTTLGYAGILAGPAAIGGLAHLTTLGFAFLCVAALLLGVAASARALARRLP, from the coding sequence ATGACGCCTTCTTCCCCGCGTGCCCAGCAGCACGCCACCCGCGCCGCCTTCTTCATTCCCGGCTTTGCCACCGCCGCCTGGGCGCCGATGGTGCCCTATGCCAAGGCCAAGGCCGGCCTGTCCGATGCCAGCCTGGGCGCGGTGCTGCTCTGCCTGGGCCTGGGCTCGCTGCTGGCGATGCCCTTGGCCGGCGCGTTGAGTGGACGCCTGGGGTGCCGTCGCCTGATGGTCATCACCACGGCGTTGATCCTGCTGGCCCTGCCACTGCTGGCGCTCGCGCCATCGCCGCTGGCACTGGGTGCGGCCCTGTTCCTGTTCGGTGCCGGCGTTGGCGCGATGGACTGCACGATGAACATGCAGGCCGTCGCGGTCGAACGCGATGCCGGTCGCGCGATGATGTCCGGCTTCCACGCGTTCTACAGCATCGGCGGCTTCGTCGGTGCCGGCTGCATGACCGGCCTGCTGTTGCTGGGCACGCCGCTGTGGATGGCGGCCCTGCTGTCGGTGGCAGCCATGCTCGTGGTGGCATTGCTGTCGGCACCGCACTGGCGCCCGCAGCGCATCGCCCATGACGGACCGATGCTGGCCGTTCCGCATGGCGTGGTGCTGTTCATCAGCGTGCTGGCCTTCATCGTGTTCCTCGCCGAAGGCTCGATGCTGGACTGGAGCGCGGTGTTCCTGGCCGAAGTGCGGCAGGTGCCGCGCGACCAGGCCGGCGCCGGCTTCGCGGTGTTCACCCTGGCGATGACCGCGATGCGCCTGTTCGGCGACGGCATCGTCGAGCGCCTGGGCCGTACGCGCACGATCGTGCTGGGGGGCATCACCGCAGCCACGGGCTTCGCCCTGGCCACGCTGGTGCCTTCCTTCGCGGTGGCGCTGGCGGGCTACGTGATGGTCGGCCTGGGCTGCGCCAACATCGTACCGGCGCTGTTCTCGATGGCCGGCCAGCAGCGTGCGATGCCTGAGAGCATTGCGATCACGGCCGTGACCACGCTGGGCTATGCGGGCATCCTCGCCGGCCCGGCAGCGATCGGCGGGCTGGCCCACCTCACCACCCTGGGCTTCGCCTTCCTGTGCGTGGCAGCGCTGCTGCTGGGCGTGGCCGCCTCCGCCCGGGCGCTGGCACGCCGCCTGCCGTAA
- a CDS encoding alpha/beta fold hydrolase has product MKRPLLLLLACAGLWLAACSSSITASSTSLSDQLVAPGGVSTLLDQPRIAAAIAELPNRHGFLPGRDNVPIFWRVFDPGDYGARYHYLPQRHENGQPLDTGLSLSVPQPFHAQAPRGTVVLLHGWMMNGDSMLPWSLQLAESGYRVVTLDLRNHGQSGRGPSGYGTYESDDVVDVIGELRARGEVAGPLYLFGVSYGAATAVFTADKLGDQVAGVVAMESFANAGVAIRTMIPHLMALQPEGLKAQAVASYARWRYGGQDINQVIAAASRRIDVDLDQVDVARALADTRACVLLLHGQGDQHIPVSQGRELALANPRAHYIEMRGEDHITLPLRLDLLAGVVDDWMAQDEHHPRATCPAPQLPAQAEWLVRDTAAAAPTRS; this is encoded by the coding sequence ATGAAGCGCCCGCTGCTGCTGTTGCTGGCGTGCGCCGGCCTGTGGCTGGCTGCATGCTCATCCTCGATCACCGCCTCGTCCACCTCGCTCAGCGACCAGCTGGTCGCGCCCGGTGGCGTGTCCACCCTGCTGGACCAGCCGCGCATCGCCGCGGCCATCGCCGAGCTGCCCAACCGCCATGGCTTCCTGCCGGGGCGCGACAACGTGCCGATCTTCTGGCGCGTCTTCGACCCGGGCGATTACGGCGCCCGCTACCACTACCTGCCGCAGCGCCATGAAAACGGCCAGCCGTTGGATACCGGGCTGAGCCTGTCGGTGCCGCAGCCGTTCCATGCGCAGGCGCCGCGCGGCACCGTGGTGCTGCTGCACGGCTGGATGATGAATGGTGATTCGATGCTGCCGTGGTCGTTGCAGCTGGCCGAGTCGGGCTACCGCGTGGTCACCCTGGACCTGCGCAACCACGGGCAGTCCGGGCGCGGCCCGTCGGGCTACGGCACCTACGAATCGGATGACGTGGTCGATGTCATCGGCGAGCTGCGTGCGCGTGGTGAGGTCGCCGGGCCGCTGTACCTGTTCGGCGTGTCCTACGGCGCCGCGACGGCGGTGTTCACTGCAGACAAGCTGGGCGACCAGGTGGCCGGCGTGGTGGCGATGGAGTCGTTCGCCAATGCCGGCGTGGCGATCCGCACGATGATCCCGCACCTGATGGCCTTGCAGCCGGAGGGGTTGAAGGCGCAGGCAGTGGCGTCCTACGCTCGCTGGCGTTATGGCGGCCAGGACATCAACCAGGTGATCGCCGCGGCCAGCCGCCGCATCGACGTCGACCTGGACCAGGTGGACGTCGCCCGCGCGCTGGCCGATACCCGCGCCTGCGTGCTGCTGCTGCACGGGCAGGGCGACCAGCACATCCCGGTCAGCCAGGGTCGCGAGCTCGCCCTGGCCAATCCGCGCGCGCACTACATCGAGATGCGCGGCGAAGACCACATCACCCTGCCGCTGCGGCTGGACCTGCTGGCCGGCGTGGTCGATGACTGGATGGCCCAGGACGAACACCATCCCCGCGCAACCTGCCCGGCGCCGCAGCTGCCGGCGCAGGCCGAGTGGCTGGTGCGCGATACCGCTGCCGCTGCGCCCACCCGCAGCTGA
- a CDS encoding LysR family transcriptional regulator: MLKLSLDALQILDAIDRRGSFAGAGKALHKVPSTISYTVAKLEEDLGVQLFDRVGPRAEPTEAGRALLDEGRHLLRAARELELRVRRVASGWEAELTLAVDSMFPTWLLGPDIAAFRGIEAPTRLRLFGEALSGTWEALLDRRADLLVGAAGEGPSGGGYVVEPLGSVDFVFAVAPDHPLAQVPGVLGREQLAEHCAIAVSDSARRLLPRTVGLLMGQEMLTVPDMASKLKLQCQGVGFGFLPGPCARAAVARGQLVIREVEEPKPEETFWLAWRTGEDGAALRWWRERLRRPELLAQWWQAVG; encoded by the coding sequence ATGCTCAAGCTCAGCCTCGACGCCCTGCAGATCCTGGACGCCATCGACCGCCGCGGCTCGTTTGCCGGCGCCGGCAAGGCCCTGCACAAGGTGCCCTCGACCATCTCTTACACCGTGGCCAAGCTGGAGGAGGACCTGGGCGTGCAGCTGTTCGATCGGGTCGGCCCCCGTGCGGAGCCGACCGAGGCCGGCCGCGCCCTGCTGGACGAGGGCCGCCACCTGCTGCGTGCCGCCCGCGAACTGGAGCTGCGGGTGCGCCGGGTGGCCTCCGGCTGGGAGGCTGAGCTGACCCTGGCGGTGGATTCGATGTTCCCGACCTGGCTGCTTGGGCCGGACATCGCTGCGTTTCGTGGGATTGAAGCGCCGACGCGCCTGCGGCTGTTCGGTGAAGCGCTGTCAGGTACCTGGGAAGCGCTGCTGGATCGCCGTGCCGACCTGCTGGTGGGTGCCGCGGGCGAAGGCCCCAGTGGTGGTGGCTATGTCGTGGAACCGCTGGGCAGCGTCGATTTCGTGTTTGCGGTAGCGCCGGATCATCCGTTGGCGCAGGTGCCGGGCGTGCTGGGCCGCGAGCAGCTGGCCGAGCATTGCGCGATCGCGGTGTCCGATTCCGCGCGCCGCTTGCTGCCGCGGACGGTGGGCTTGTTGATGGGCCAGGAAATGCTGACGGTGCCGGACATGGCCAGCAAGTTGAAGCTGCAGTGCCAGGGCGTGGGCTTCGGTTTCCTGCCCGGGCCGTGTGCACGCGCGGCGGTAGCGCGCGGCCAGCTGGTGATCCGCGAGGTGGAGGAACCCAAGCCGGAGGAGACATTCTGGCTGGCGTGGCGCACGGGTGAGGATGGTGCGGCATTGCGCTGGTGGCGCGAGCGGTTGCGCAGGCCGGAGCTGCTGGCGCAGTGGTGGCAGGCGGTGGGGTAG
- a CDS encoding c-type cytochrome, whose translation MRPSRKRRSAAIVIAIGALVVAAAAALLYAYRHPSLDATPATLDILDAQGARVGAYHMPSAEEIASLGNGDAVMYGRRLLNETARLLPDNVGNDLNCNSCHMAEGKRPFGNHYLNTGGGSYPRYMTRPGKEIGLVERINGCLQRSMNGKPLARDAPPMRAMLEYMAWLSRPVPDGARVAAPSEGPIDSSLVPDRVRGQALYAAQCAACHGGNGEGRRDGSGDIAFPPLWGERSFNIGAGMARLYKAASFVKHNMPPAAGREPPLGQQVMPDQDAVDIADYFIHQPRPDFAGKGKDWPRDPKPKDARY comes from the coding sequence ATGAGGCCCTCACGCAAGCGCAGAAGCGCGGCCATCGTCATTGCCATCGGCGCACTGGTGGTGGCCGCAGCCGCCGCACTGCTGTACGCGTACCGCCATCCGTCGCTGGATGCCACTCCCGCCACGTTGGACATCCTCGACGCACAGGGCGCGCGGGTCGGCGCGTACCACATGCCCAGCGCCGAAGAGATCGCCAGCCTCGGCAATGGCGATGCAGTGATGTACGGCCGCCGCCTGCTCAACGAGACCGCACGCCTGCTGCCGGACAACGTGGGCAATGACCTGAACTGCAACTCCTGCCACATGGCCGAGGGCAAGCGGCCTTTCGGCAACCACTACCTCAACACCGGCGGCGGCAGCTACCCGCGCTACATGACCCGTCCCGGCAAGGAGATCGGCCTGGTCGAACGCATCAACGGCTGCCTGCAGCGATCGATGAACGGCAAGCCGCTGGCCCGCGACGCACCGCCAATGCGCGCGATGCTGGAATACATGGCCTGGCTGAGCCGCCCCGTACCCGACGGCGCGCGCGTGGCGGCGCCAAGCGAAGGGCCGATCGACTCCTCGCTGGTGCCCGACCGCGTGCGCGGCCAGGCCCTGTATGCAGCGCAGTGCGCCGCCTGCCACGGCGGCAACGGCGAGGGCCGCCGCGATGGCAGCGGCGATATCGCCTTCCCGCCGCTGTGGGGCGAGCGCAGCTTCAACATCGGCGCGGGCATGGCACGGCTGTACAAGGCGGCCAGCTTCGTCAAGCACAACATGCCGCCGGCAGCGGGCCGCGAACCACCGCTGGGCCAGCAGGTGATGCCCGACCAGGACGCGGTGGACATCGCCGACTACTTCATCCACCAGCCGCGGCCGGATTTCGCCGGCAAGGGCAAGGACTGGCCGCGCGACCCCAAGCCCAAGGATGCGCGCTACTGA
- a CDS encoding alpha/beta fold hydrolase, producing MSDTPRTIAVDSGDGHRYEIIACVPPRPLARLLWLPALGVAARHYVPLAQALAARGIAVYLHEWRGNGSSSLRPSRTADWGYREILEQDLPASQAVLGREDEAEAALPWIIGGHSLGGQLACLHAGRTADRFQRLWLAASGTPFWRVFPPPRGWLLPLFYRFLPWIARRQGVLHGRRLGFGGTEARGLIADWARVGLNNHYAAVGMHEDLDAQLTRIHGSAQAVLMADDWFAPLGSMQALLAKLPNVASRVRVLSAQELGTRADHFAWMKAPDAVAEHFFIQLNENFHKSVDGSRRHPHNSAPVAGRP from the coding sequence TTACGAAATCATCGCCTGCGTGCCGCCACGGCCACTGGCCCGCCTGCTGTGGCTGCCGGCACTGGGCGTGGCCGCACGCCACTACGTGCCGCTGGCGCAGGCACTGGCAGCGCGTGGGATCGCTGTCTACCTGCATGAGTGGCGCGGCAACGGCAGCAGTTCCCTGCGCCCTTCGCGCACGGCGGACTGGGGTTACCGCGAGATCCTCGAACAGGACCTGCCGGCCAGCCAGGCCGTGCTGGGCCGCGAAGACGAAGCAGAGGCTGCGCTCCCGTGGATCATCGGCGGGCACAGCCTGGGCGGGCAGCTGGCCTGCCTGCATGCGGGCCGCACTGCGGATCGATTCCAGCGCTTGTGGCTGGCGGCCAGCGGCACGCCGTTCTGGCGCGTGTTCCCGCCGCCGCGCGGCTGGCTGCTGCCGCTGTTCTACCGCTTCCTGCCGTGGATCGCGCGCCGGCAAGGGGTACTGCACGGCCGCCGCCTCGGCTTTGGCGGCACCGAGGCACGCGGGCTGATCGCCGACTGGGCGCGCGTGGGCCTGAACAACCATTACGCCGCCGTCGGCATGCACGAAGACCTCGATGCGCAGTTGACGCGCATCCATGGCAGCGCGCAGGCGGTACTGATGGCCGATGACTGGTTCGCGCCCCTCGGGTCGATGCAGGCGCTGCTGGCGAAGCTGCCGAATGTGGCCTCACGCGTGCGCGTGCTTTCCGCGCAGGAACTGGGTACGCGTGCGGATCACTTCGCCTGGATGAAGGCGCCGGATGCCGTGGCTGAGCACTTTTTCATTCAGTTGAATGAAAATTTTCACAAAAGCGTTGACGGCAGCCGCCGACATCCGCATAATTCCGCTCCTGTCGCAGGGCGCCCGTAG
- a CDS encoding pirin family protein: MLQIRKSATRGLAEHGWLSSRHTFSFAGYYDPRYVSFGPLRVINEDKVIGGQGFGTHSHSNMEIISYVLGGALEHKDSMGTGSVLRYGDVQVMSAGSGVSHSEFNHSATDPVHFLQIWVFPASENIEPSYRETHFAPETKRGQLRLIASPDGADGSLRIQQDARIYATILDGSQKLHHALGNGRGAYVQVARGQLQVNGITLDAGDALQVSDEAQLTLENGNDAEVLVFDLPL, encoded by the coding sequence ATGCTGCAGATCCGCAAGAGCGCTACCCGTGGCCTGGCCGAGCATGGCTGGCTGTCTTCCCGCCACACCTTCTCCTTCGCCGGCTACTACGATCCGCGCTACGTCAGCTTCGGCCCGCTGCGCGTCATCAACGAAGACAAGGTCATCGGCGGCCAGGGCTTCGGCACCCACAGCCACAGCAACATGGAAATCATTTCCTACGTGCTGGGCGGTGCGCTGGAGCACAAGGACTCGATGGGCACCGGCTCGGTGCTGCGCTACGGCGACGTGCAGGTGATGAGTGCCGGCAGCGGTGTCAGCCACAGCGAGTTCAACCACTCGGCCACTGATCCGGTGCACTTCCTGCAGATCTGGGTCTTCCCGGCCAGCGAGAACATCGAGCCGTCGTACCGCGAGACCCACTTCGCGCCGGAGACCAAGCGCGGCCAGCTGCGCCTGATCGCCTCGCCCGATGGCGCCGACGGTTCGCTGCGCATCCAGCAGGACGCCCGCATCTACGCCACCATCCTCGATGGCAGCCAGAAGCTGCACCACGCACTGGGCAACGGCCGTGGCGCCTATGTGCAGGTCGCCCGTGGCCAGCTGCAGGTCAACGGCATCACCCTCGACGCCGGTGATGCGCTGCAGGTCAGCGACGAGGCCCAGCTGACCCTGGAGAACGGCAACGACGCTGAAGTGCTGGTGTTCGACCTGCCGCTGTAA